In Micromonospora sp. WMMA1363, a genomic segment contains:
- a CDS encoding MBL fold metallo-hydrolase codes for MAVDVSVIATSSLGDRSYLASDGRAAVVVDPQRDIDRVVALAGKLGVRITHVVETHLHNDYVSGGRQLAQVTGATYLVAAAEQVNFERVPVEHGAVVEVSDGMRLRAVTTPGHTLHHHSYVLQEPNGDGWTPSGVFTGGSLLFGTTGRTDLLGQEHAHELALRQHASAWRLADLLPDGAEVWPTHGFGSFCSAGQADAPESTIGREKRLNPVLRLAADDFVRETLAGLDAYPAYYAHMGVANAAGPAPVDLTPVARADAGALRGRIAGGEWVVDLRHRTAYATSHLAGTVSLGLDGPMSTWLGWLIDWGSPLTLLADTPERVAEAQRELVRIGIDRPAARATGHPEEWVDDPTHLRRLPVADFAALAAARAGNAPSGLPAADVVLDVRMTNEWKTGHVEGTVHIPLPDLPRRVAEVPQGTVWVHCGSGYRATAAASLLANAGRRVVVIDDRFGNAQAAGVAMVAPV; via the coding sequence ATGGCAGTCGACGTGTCGGTCATCGCGACCTCGTCCCTCGGTGACCGCAGCTACCTGGCATCGGACGGACGGGCGGCCGTGGTCGTGGACCCACAGCGCGACATCGACCGGGTCGTTGCCCTGGCGGGGAAGCTCGGTGTCCGGATCACCCACGTGGTCGAGACGCACCTGCACAACGACTACGTGTCCGGCGGCCGGCAACTCGCCCAGGTGACCGGCGCGACATACCTGGTCGCGGCCGCCGAGCAGGTGAACTTCGAACGGGTGCCCGTCGAGCACGGAGCTGTCGTCGAGGTGTCGGACGGAATGCGCCTGCGGGCGGTGACCACCCCCGGTCACACCCTCCACCACCACTCATACGTTCTCCAGGAACCCAACGGGGACGGCTGGACGCCGAGCGGGGTCTTCACCGGCGGGTCACTGCTGTTCGGCACGACCGGCCGGACCGACCTGCTCGGTCAGGAGCACGCCCACGAACTGGCCCTACGCCAACACGCCTCGGCGTGGCGCCTGGCCGACCTGCTTCCCGACGGAGCGGAGGTGTGGCCGACCCACGGATTCGGCAGCTTCTGCTCCGCCGGCCAGGCTGACGCGCCGGAGTCCACGATCGGCCGGGAGAAGAGGTTGAACCCCGTGCTGCGGCTGGCCGCGGACGACTTCGTCAGGGAGACCCTGGCCGGACTCGACGCCTACCCGGCGTACTACGCCCACATGGGCGTGGCCAACGCGGCCGGCCCGGCGCCGGTCGACCTCACGCCGGTGGCCCGCGCCGACGCCGGCGCGCTGCGGGGGCGGATCGCCGGCGGCGAGTGGGTGGTCGACCTGCGACACCGCACGGCGTACGCCACGTCGCACCTGGCCGGCACGGTCAGCCTGGGACTCGACGGCCCGATGTCGACCTGGCTGGGCTGGCTGATCGACTGGGGATCGCCGCTCACCCTGCTCGCCGACACGCCGGAGCGGGTCGCGGAGGCCCAGCGGGAGCTGGTCCGCATCGGCATCGACCGGCCCGCCGCCCGGGCGACCGGTCACCCGGAGGAGTGGGTGGACGATCCGACCCACCTGCGCCGGTTGCCCGTCGCGGACTTCGCGGCACTCGCCGCGGCCCGGGCGGGGAACGCTCCGTCCGGCCTCCCCGCCGCCGACGTCGTCCTGGACGTGCGGATGACCAACGAGTGGAAGACCGGCCACGTCGAAGGCACCGTGCACATCCCGCTACCGGACCTGCCGCGGCGGGTGGCCGAGGTCCCGCAGGGCACCGTGTGGGTGCACTGCGGGTCCGGGTACCGCGCCACCGCCGCGGCCTCACTGCTGGCCAACGCCGGTCGGCGGGTCGTCGTCATCGACGACCGGTTCGGGAACGCGCAGGCGGCGGGGGTGGCCATGGTGGCCCCGGTCTGA
- a CDS encoding rhodanese-like domain-containing protein yields the protein MSPQNGSTIDVATARALMANNPDTLVVDVRTPGEFETAHLPGSINLPLDQVDAHLERIVRDAGGRMLLMCQSGSRATQACTKLTKAGLAGGAVITGGMNAWLAAGGPVERGRERWSLERQVRLVAGSMVLASILASIWAPAARYVAGFIGAGLTYAAVSDTCAMGMLLAKLPYNAGATCDVNTSLERLRREESTA from the coding sequence ATGAGCCCGCAGAACGGTTCCACGATCGACGTGGCTACCGCCCGCGCCCTGATGGCGAACAACCCCGACACGCTCGTCGTGGACGTGCGGACGCCCGGAGAGTTCGAGACGGCGCACCTTCCCGGCTCGATCAACCTGCCGCTCGACCAGGTGGACGCGCACCTGGAGCGGATCGTCCGGGATGCCGGTGGCCGGATGCTGCTGATGTGCCAGTCCGGCAGTCGGGCCACCCAGGCGTGTACCAAGCTGACGAAGGCCGGTCTCGCCGGCGGCGCCGTCATCACCGGCGGCATGAACGCCTGGCTGGCGGCAGGCGGGCCGGTCGAGCGCGGACGCGAACGGTGGAGCCTCGAGCGGCAGGTCCGCCTCGTCGCCGGATCGATGGTGCTGGCATCGATCCTGGCGAGCATCTGGGCGCCGGCGGCCCGGTACGTGGCCGGCTTCATCGGTGCCGGATTGACCTACGCCGCCGTGAGCGACACCTGCGCGATGGGGATGCTGTTGGCGAAGCTGCCGTACAACGCCGGGGCGACCTGCGACGTCAACACCTCGCTGGAGCGGCTCCGGAGGGAGGAGTCGACGGCATGA
- a CDS encoding spermidine synthase, with product MGTRFEELAWRETPIGAISLRRRRDPALDVEVYEVKLDDEFLMSSLFPVAEIELARLGLAPLAGRELDVAVGGLGLGYTARTVLEDDRVASMVVVEAVEDVIDWHRRGLLPFAAGLAADPRTRFVSADFFAAVAGPGLDPDRPGRRFDAVLLDVDHSPRNLLHPSHAGFYTRAGLRRLAASLRPEGVFALWSDDPPDRAFEDLLASVFTHAVSHVVHFSNPLTGGESANTVYRAHTPS from the coding sequence GTGGGCACACGGTTCGAGGAGCTGGCCTGGCGAGAGACGCCGATCGGCGCCATCAGCCTGCGCCGGCGCCGCGACCCCGCACTCGATGTCGAGGTGTACGAGGTGAAGCTCGACGACGAGTTCCTGATGTCCAGCCTCTTTCCGGTCGCGGAGATCGAACTGGCCCGGCTGGGGCTCGCCCCGCTCGCCGGGCGCGAACTCGACGTGGCCGTCGGTGGTCTGGGCCTGGGCTACACAGCGCGCACCGTGCTGGAGGACGATCGGGTCGCCTCGATGGTGGTGGTGGAGGCGGTCGAGGACGTCATCGACTGGCACCGGCGGGGCCTGCTGCCGTTCGCGGCCGGGCTCGCCGCCGACCCTCGCACCCGCTTCGTGAGTGCCGACTTCTTCGCCGCCGTGGCGGGCCCGGGCCTCGACCCGGACCGCCCCGGGCGGCGGTTCGACGCGGTGCTGCTCGACGTCGACCATTCCCCGCGCAACCTCCTGCACCCGAGCCACGCCGGGTTCTACACACGCGCCGGCCTGCGCCGGCTCGCGGCGTCGCTACGCCCGGAAGGGGTGTTCGCCCTGTGGTCCGACGACCCACCCGATCGAGCGTTCGAGGACCTCCTCGCCAGCGTTTTCACGCATGCGGTGTCCCACGTCGTCCACTTCTCCAACCCGCTGACCGGCGGCGAATCCGCCAACACCGTCTACCGCGCACACACCCCGTCCTGA
- a CDS encoding metal-sensitive transcriptional regulator, with product MRLRPEMTSEALTRLKRARGQLNAVIEMMESGQDCRDTLTQLAAVSKALDRAGYKIIASGMRHCNAARERGEEPEMTEEELEKLFLALA from the coding sequence ATGAGGCTTCGACCCGAGATGACGAGCGAGGCGCTGACCCGCCTGAAGCGGGCGCGGGGTCAACTGAACGCGGTTATCGAGATGATGGAGAGTGGCCAGGACTGCCGCGACACCCTCACCCAGCTTGCCGCCGTGTCGAAAGCCCTCGATCGAGCCGGCTACAAGATCATCGCTTCCGGCATGCGGCACTGCAACGCGGCCCGTGAGCGCGGCGAGGAACCGGAGATGACGGAGGAGGAGTTGGAGAAGCTCTTCCTGGCCCTGGCCTGA
- a CDS encoding glycosyltransferase, with product MSAPDVTVVVPVYNTMPYLTRCLDSLVGQTIGLDRLQVVAVDDGSTDRSGAELDRFAARHPGVFTVIHQANSGGPAGPCNRALDVAAGRYVFFVGADDHLGPEALRRLVAAADEWDSDVVLGKVVGVNSRHIYQDIFAANQVDVDLFDSPLPRSLANTKLFRRDLLEQHRIRYREDLPLGSDLPFTLEACYRARRVSVLADYEFYFAVRRFSATNITYLSRHLDRLRTVEATTEFVADLIGPGKQRDAVMARRFDHEIAKLVEDDLLRLDRDTQQRVHDGVGRLAAAYLTDDIARELNAETRIRLTLTRDGRLDDLLAAIGQDACTGVPPTVVEGGRRYAAYPGFRTGVSDSCFDVTTAPDWTAKLDVTAIAWETDERGERVLTLTATTPVPDLGRVSVSAEEIVAETTTVSAGPDGTTLRIRFRAADLLAATGPTGQRRALSAQPGGFDPGLAQGANRATGAGGSAALRAPRLRATAPLLRRRGARLYVVTPVVDDSGRLMLSVVPVTPNRVFAQVRRTLRRRH from the coding sequence GTGAGCGCGCCCGACGTCACCGTGGTGGTGCCGGTCTACAACACCATGCCGTACCTGACCCGGTGCCTGGACTCGCTGGTGGGGCAGACCATCGGGCTGGACCGGTTGCAGGTGGTGGCGGTGGACGACGGCTCCACCGACCGCAGTGGCGCCGAGTTGGACCGTTTCGCCGCCCGGCACCCCGGCGTGTTCACGGTCATCCACCAGGCCAACTCCGGCGGTCCGGCCGGCCCGTGTAACCGCGCGCTCGACGTCGCCGCCGGCCGGTACGTCTTCTTCGTCGGCGCCGACGACCATCTCGGCCCGGAGGCGCTGCGACGGCTGGTCGCAGCCGCCGACGAGTGGGACTCCGACGTCGTGCTCGGCAAGGTGGTCGGGGTCAACAGCCGGCACATCTACCAGGACATCTTCGCCGCCAACCAGGTCGACGTCGATCTGTTCGACTCGCCCTTGCCCCGGTCGCTGGCCAACACCAAGCTGTTCCGGCGGGACCTGCTGGAACAGCACCGGATCCGCTACCGGGAGGACCTGCCGCTCGGCAGTGACCTGCCGTTCACGCTGGAGGCGTGCTACCGGGCGCGGCGCGTCTCGGTGCTGGCCGACTACGAGTTCTACTTCGCCGTCCGGCGGTTCAGCGCCACCAACATCACCTACCTGAGCCGACACCTCGACCGGCTGCGTACCGTCGAGGCGACCACGGAGTTCGTCGCTGACCTGATCGGTCCGGGTAAACAGCGCGACGCCGTCATGGCCCGCCGGTTCGACCACGAGATCGCCAAACTGGTCGAGGACGACCTGCTGCGGCTGGACCGCGACACGCAGCAGCGGGTACACGACGGCGTCGGGCGGCTGGCGGCGGCGTACCTCACCGATGACATCGCCCGCGAGCTGAACGCCGAGACACGCATCCGGCTCACCCTGACCCGGGACGGCCGACTTGACGACCTGCTCGCCGCGATCGGGCAGGACGCCTGCACCGGCGTGCCGCCGACGGTCGTCGAGGGCGGTCGTCGGTACGCGGCGTACCCCGGGTTCCGCACCGGCGTGTCCGATTCCTGCTTCGACGTCACGACGGCGCCGGACTGGACCGCGAAGCTCGACGTCACCGCCATCGCCTGGGAGACCGACGAGCGCGGCGAGCGGGTGCTCACCCTCACCGCGACCACCCCGGTGCCGGACCTCGGGCGGGTCAGTGTCAGCGCCGAGGAGATCGTCGCCGAGACCACGACGGTGTCGGCCGGCCCGGACGGCACCACGCTGCGGATTCGCTTCCGCGCCGCCGATCTGCTCGCCGCGACCGGACCCACCGGTCAGCGGCGGGCGTTGTCGGCCCAGCCCGGGGGGTTCGACCCCGGCCTGGCCCAGGGAGCCAACCGGGCCACCGGGGCGGGTGGCTCGGCGGCGCTTCGCGCGCCCCGCCTGCGGGCGACCGCGCCGCTGCTGCGTCGGCGCGGCGCCCGGCTGTACGTGGTCACGCCGGTCGTCGACGACTCCGGCCGACTGATGCTCTCCGTGGTGCCGGTGACCCCGAACCGGGTTTTCGCCCAGGTCCGTCGGACCCTGCGCCGACGCCACTAG
- a CDS encoding acyl-CoA desaturase, protein MTVIQRKSVSPIAHLTAQDIEVIGKELDAIRDRVLADRGERDARYIRRVIKTQRSLELGSRAVLLFSLFPPAWVVGTAGLTVAKILENMEVGHNVLHGQWDWMRDPKIHSTTWEWDHVSPADQWKHSHNELHHRYTNVVGKDNDLGYGIMRVDEDQPWHPAYLGQPLWNFINACFFEYGIAAYDLELGRNLKKGRHKDPEFRARARAVGRKIRRQVLKDYVLHPLLSGPSFLSTLAATFTANLIRNLWSHSVIMCGHFPEGVETFEKSSIEGETRGEWYLRQILGSANISGSRLMHIMTGNLSHQIEHHLFPDLPSNRYREVAPQVRALFDRYGLTYTAGSLPRQVFSAWRKVFRLSLPNRRRTDDRSTRALAPSGV, encoded by the coding sequence GTGACCGTCATCCAGCGCAAGTCCGTCAGCCCGATCGCTCACCTCACCGCCCAGGACATCGAGGTCATCGGCAAGGAACTCGACGCGATCCGGGACCGGGTTCTGGCCGACCGGGGCGAACGGGACGCCCGGTACATTCGCCGGGTCATCAAGACCCAGCGGAGTCTGGAACTGGGCAGCCGGGCGGTGCTGCTGTTCTCGCTCTTCCCGCCCGCGTGGGTCGTCGGTACGGCCGGGCTCACCGTGGCCAAGATCCTGGAGAACATGGAGGTCGGGCACAACGTCCTGCACGGCCAGTGGGACTGGATGCGCGACCCGAAGATCCACTCGACCACCTGGGAGTGGGACCACGTGTCCCCGGCCGACCAGTGGAAGCACTCGCACAACGAGCTGCACCACCGCTACACCAACGTGGTCGGCAAGGACAACGACCTCGGGTACGGCATCATGCGCGTGGACGAGGACCAGCCGTGGCACCCGGCTTACCTGGGGCAGCCGTTGTGGAACTTCATCAACGCCTGCTTCTTCGAGTACGGCATCGCCGCGTACGACCTGGAACTGGGCCGCAACCTGAAGAAGGGTCGGCACAAGGACCCGGAGTTCCGGGCCCGGGCCCGGGCGGTCGGGCGCAAGATCCGCCGACAGGTTCTTAAGGACTACGTGCTGCACCCGCTGCTGTCCGGCCCGTCCTTCCTCAGCACCCTCGCCGCGACGTTCACCGCGAACCTGATCCGTAACCTGTGGAGCCACTCAGTGATCATGTGCGGGCACTTCCCGGAGGGCGTGGAGACCTTCGAGAAGAGCTCGATCGAGGGCGAGACGCGGGGTGAGTGGTACCTGCGGCAGATACTCGGCTCGGCCAACATCAGCGGCAGCCGGCTCATGCACATCATGACCGGTAACCTGTCCCACCAGATCGAGCACCACCTCTTCCCGGACCTGCCCAGCAACCGCTACCGGGAGGTCGCCCCGCAGGTGCGGGCGCTGTTCGACCGGTACGGGCTGACCTACACGGCGGGTTCCCTGCCCCGGCAGGTGTTCTCGGCGTGGCGGAAGGTCTTCCGCCTGTCGCTGCCCAACCGTCGGCGGACCGATGACCGGTCGACGCGGGCGCTTGCCCCGTCCGGCGTCTGA
- a CDS encoding glycosyltransferase, which yields MPHVVIWRSHLLAGSETFIRNQADALTTWRPTYLGAVRVVSALSRDTDVLAFRGTGPDRRDLLALKVTGRSARLTRLLRRLRPALVHAHFGGDGWLISRTAADLRIPLVVTVHGRDVTRQPALPGLRGARQRRNLRVAFERAAVVVAVSDFIRDRAIALGADPAKVQVHHIGVPIPALPAATPPVWDVAFVGRFVEKKGVDDLVEALGLLRPRRPRVLFIGTGPLEGPLRARAAQLDLDATFLGAQPPAVVSHHLAQSKLFAAPSRTAADGDSEGLPITILEAASLGLPVVSTYHSGIPEAVVPGETGLLGAEGDRPALAGNIARLLDDDALRQRLGHEARRHVEDRFDLHKQTRRLEKLYDEVAGTPPVGR from the coding sequence ATGCCCCACGTCGTCATCTGGCGCAGCCACCTGCTGGCCGGCTCGGAGACGTTCATCCGCAACCAGGCCGACGCGCTCACCACCTGGCGGCCCACCTACCTCGGGGCCGTGCGGGTCGTGTCCGCGCTGTCCCGCGACACCGACGTGCTCGCCTTCCGTGGCACCGGCCCGGACCGGCGGGACCTGCTCGCGCTGAAGGTCACCGGCCGGTCGGCCCGGCTCACCCGACTGCTGCGGCGACTGCGGCCGGCTCTGGTACACGCCCACTTCGGCGGCGACGGCTGGCTGATCAGCCGCACCGCCGCCGACCTGCGCATCCCCCTGGTCGTCACCGTGCATGGCCGGGACGTCACCCGCCAGCCCGCCCTTCCCGGCCTACGCGGGGCGCGGCAGCGGCGCAACCTGCGCGTGGCGTTCGAGCGAGCGGCGGTCGTCGTCGCGGTCAGCGACTTCATCCGCGACCGGGCGATCGCCCTCGGCGCCGACCCGGCCAAGGTCCAGGTGCACCACATCGGCGTGCCGATCCCGGCCCTGCCGGCGGCCACCCCGCCGGTGTGGGACGTGGCCTTCGTCGGCCGGTTCGTCGAGAAGAAGGGGGTCGACGATCTCGTCGAGGCGCTCGGGCTGCTACGGCCCCGGCGGCCGCGGGTGCTGTTCATCGGCACCGGGCCGCTGGAGGGGCCGCTGCGCGCCCGGGCGGCACAACTCGACCTCGACGCCACGTTCCTCGGCGCACAGCCACCGGCGGTGGTCAGCCACCACCTGGCGCAGTCGAAGCTGTTCGCCGCGCCGTCGCGAACGGCGGCGGACGGCGACTCCGAGGGCCTGCCCATCACCATCCTCGAGGCGGCAAGCCTCGGCCTGCCGGTCGTGTCGACGTACCACAGCGGCATCCCCGAGGCCGTCGTGCCCGGCGAGACCGGCCTGCTCGGCGCCGAGGGCGACCGGCCGGCGCTGGCCGGGAACATCGCCCGCCTGCTCGACGACGACGCCCTGCGCCAGCGGCTCGGCCACGAGGCCCGCCGGCACGTCGAGGACCGCTTCGACCTGCACAAGCAGACCCGCCGGCTGGAGAAGTTGTACGACGAGGTCGCCGGAACCCCGCCGGTCGGTCGCTAG
- a CDS encoding glycosyltransferase family 4 protein yields the protein MQLDGVAAAGGGRVVMLVDNGVDGDSRVQKAARSAADAGWDVTLLGCADVEREWRLGGAQVRVLPMGGNRGGGRTGLRQRLVARGGPLLRAARLARRPVEHAQVFFWRTVAGDRAWRHLEPGLWTYERVFGPVVDALAPDLIHAHDFRMLGVAARAVDRARTAGREVRLVWDAHEWLPGARPRRDNVRWLPAHLAYLREYVSHADAVVTVSEALAELLQDEHGLAERPTVLLNAPAVTDPSPTPAEVPDLRDRCGVGPETPLLVYSGTLVEQRGVATVVEALPRLPGAHLALVVADPSAPYVRRLLAVAARLGVAERVHPVPYVPHGQVSAFLSAADVGLIPIHHWPNHEIALITKFFEYAHARLPVVVSDVRTMADTVQATGQGEVFRAGDATDLVRAVRAVLADPQRYRRVYDGPASPLPDWTWEAQAERLDAVYRRLLGGGDPPGRSTTTPAVVQAP from the coding sequence GTGCAGCTCGACGGTGTCGCCGCGGCCGGCGGTGGCCGGGTGGTCATGCTCGTGGACAACGGGGTCGACGGCGACTCCCGGGTGCAGAAGGCGGCCCGGTCGGCCGCCGACGCGGGCTGGGACGTCACACTGCTGGGCTGCGCCGACGTCGAGCGGGAGTGGCGGCTGGGCGGCGCCCAGGTTCGGGTGCTGCCGATGGGCGGGAACCGCGGCGGTGGCCGCACCGGCCTGCGGCAACGCCTGGTCGCCCGTGGCGGGCCGCTGCTGCGGGCGGCCCGGCTGGCCCGACGACCGGTCGAGCACGCCCAGGTCTTCTTCTGGCGCACGGTCGCCGGAGACCGCGCGTGGCGGCACCTCGAACCGGGGCTGTGGACCTACGAGCGGGTGTTCGGACCGGTGGTCGACGCCCTGGCGCCGGATCTGATCCACGCCCACGACTTCCGGATGCTCGGCGTGGCCGCGCGGGCGGTCGACCGGGCCCGGACCGCCGGCCGGGAGGTGCGGCTCGTGTGGGACGCACACGAGTGGCTGCCGGGCGCGAGACCGCGGCGCGACAACGTACGGTGGTTGCCCGCTCACCTCGCCTACCTGCGGGAGTACGTGTCGCACGCCGACGCGGTCGTCACCGTCTCGGAGGCTCTGGCCGAGCTGCTCCAGGACGAGCACGGGCTGGCCGAACGCCCCACCGTGCTGCTCAACGCCCCGGCCGTGACGGACCCGTCGCCGACCCCGGCGGAGGTGCCCGACCTGCGGGACCGGTGTGGCGTCGGGCCGGAGACGCCGCTGCTCGTCTACAGCGGCACGCTCGTCGAGCAGCGGGGGGTGGCGACGGTCGTCGAGGCGCTGCCCCGGCTACCCGGAGCCCACCTCGCGCTCGTGGTCGCCGACCCCTCCGCGCCGTACGTCAGGCGCCTGCTCGCGGTCGCCGCCCGGCTCGGCGTGGCCGAGCGGGTGCACCCCGTGCCGTACGTGCCGCACGGGCAGGTGAGCGCCTTCCTGAGCGCCGCGGACGTCGGACTGATCCCGATCCACCACTGGCCGAACCACGAGATCGCCCTGATCACGAAGTTCTTCGAGTACGCGCACGCCCGGCTCCCCGTCGTGGTCAGTGACGTCCGCACGATGGCCGACACCGTCCAGGCCACCGGGCAGGGCGAGGTGTTCCGGGCGGGTGACGCCACCGACCTGGTCCGCGCCGTGCGGGCCGTGCTCGCCGACCCACAGCGGTACCGCCGGGTGTACGACGGCCCGGCCTCACCGCTGCCCGACTGGACCTGGGAGGCGCAGGCCGAGCGGCTCGACGCCGTCTACCGGCGCCTGCTGGGCGGCGGGGATCCACCGGGTCGGTCTACCACCACGCCGGCTGTGGTGCAGGCGCCGTGA
- a CDS encoding ferredoxin reductase yields the protein MTTTVPRPPATASLRRRILRLAAAVTTPLLPDDYLDLVAPLRAGADLRGRIVAVRPETRDAATVVVQPGRDWRGHVPGQYVRFGVDVDGVRLWRAYSVTSAPRDRRGPISITVKAIPDGVVSNHLVRRVRRGTIVQLDQAQGDFVLPTPAPARVLFVTAGSGITPVMGMLRGGALAGADVTLVHSAPTPAEVIFGAELRELAKTGALRLVERHTDRDGELGVADLADLVPDHLDRETWACGPVGLLDVLSAHWAAAGRAERLHTERFRPTVVSPGEGGTVTFGRTGVTVTADGATPLLDAGEAAGVLMPSGCRMGICFGCVLPLRQGAVRDLRNGALTTAVPGDGVLIQTCVSAPAGPCDLDH from the coding sequence ATGACCACCACCGTCCCGCGTCCACCCGCGACGGCGTCGCTGCGGCGCCGGATTCTGCGGCTCGCCGCGGCGGTGACCACCCCGCTGCTACCCGACGACTACCTCGACCTGGTCGCCCCGCTGCGCGCCGGCGCCGACCTGCGGGGGCGGATCGTCGCCGTGCGGCCGGAGACCCGGGACGCGGCGACGGTGGTCGTCCAACCGGGACGGGACTGGCGGGGGCACGTCCCCGGGCAGTACGTCCGCTTCGGCGTGGACGTCGACGGCGTACGGCTCTGGCGGGCGTACTCGGTGACCTCCGCTCCCCGGGATCGCCGCGGCCCGATCTCGATCACCGTGAAGGCGATCCCGGACGGGGTGGTCAGCAACCATCTCGTCCGGCGCGTGCGGCGGGGGACGATCGTGCAACTCGACCAGGCCCAGGGTGACTTCGTGTTGCCCACGCCGGCGCCGGCGCGGGTGCTCTTCGTCACCGCGGGCAGCGGGATCACCCCGGTGATGGGGATGCTGCGCGGTGGTGCCCTCGCCGGCGCCGACGTCACCCTCGTGCACTCCGCGCCCACCCCGGCAGAGGTGATCTTCGGCGCGGAGCTGCGTGAACTCGCCAAGACGGGCGCGCTGCGACTGGTGGAGCGGCACACCGACCGCGACGGCGAGCTCGGTGTCGCCGACCTGGCCGATCTCGTACCCGACCACCTCGACCGGGAGACCTGGGCGTGCGGCCCGGTCGGTCTGCTCGACGTCCTGTCGGCGCACTGGGCCGCCGCGGGCCGGGCGGAGCGGCTGCACACCGAGCGGTTCCGCCCGACGGTCGTCTCGCCCGGCGAGGGCGGCACCGTCACGTTCGGCCGGACCGGTGTGACGGTGACCGCCGACGGCGCCACGCCACTGCTCGACGCCGGTGAGGCGGCCGGTGTGCTGATGCCCTCGGGCTGCCGGATGGGCATCTGCTTCGGCTGCGTCCTGCCACTGCGCCAGGGCGCGGTCCGCGACCTGCGTAACGGGGCGCTCACCACGGCGGTGCCCGGCGACGGCGTCCTTATCCAGACCTGCGTGTCGGCCCCGGCCGGCCCCTGCGACCTCGACCACTGA
- a CDS encoding glycosyltransferase family 2 protein: MSRTPDVSVVIPTCDRPALVTRAVRSALAQSVAEIEVVVVVDGADAGTQAALAAIPDPRLRVLPLPERGGAPNARNVGVRAARARWTAFLDDDDEWLPRKLEVQLALAATATAGSPIVASRLVNRTPRAEFVLPRRLPAAGEPICEYLTVRRGLFHGDGFIQTSTIMAPTELLRRVPFTVGLRRQQELDWTLRALEHDDVELLMAAEPLVLWHQDEDRPRISLSSPWAAQLEWLRSTRPLLTRKAYAAIALSVVGSMAATTRDPKVFRTVLADARRHGQPGAIDYLTYLQIWMVPPHLRHALRDRILDRRRRPTGPRTAADHTGADLPPARSDQVAADSGNP; encoded by the coding sequence ATGTCGCGCACACCTGACGTCAGCGTGGTCATCCCGACCTGCGACCGGCCGGCCCTGGTGACCCGCGCGGTCCGCAGCGCCCTCGCTCAGTCGGTGGCGGAGATCGAGGTCGTCGTCGTGGTGGATGGAGCGGACGCCGGCACGCAGGCCGCGCTCGCCGCGATCCCCGACCCGCGGCTGCGCGTGCTGCCGCTACCCGAGCGGGGCGGCGCGCCGAACGCCCGCAACGTCGGGGTCCGCGCGGCCCGTGCCCGCTGGACGGCGTTCCTCGACGACGACGACGAGTGGCTGCCCCGCAAGCTGGAGGTGCAGCTCGCCCTCGCCGCCACCGCGACGGCCGGATCCCCGATCGTCGCCAGCCGCCTGGTGAACCGCACCCCGCGCGCCGAGTTCGTGCTGCCCCGCCGGCTACCCGCGGCGGGCGAGCCGATCTGTGAGTACCTCACCGTTCGGCGAGGCCTGTTCCACGGCGACGGCTTCATCCAGACCTCGACGATCATGGCACCCACCGAGCTGCTGCGCCGAGTCCCGTTCACCGTCGGCCTGCGCCGGCAGCAGGAGCTGGACTGGACGCTGCGGGCCCTCGAGCACGACGACGTGGAGTTGCTGATGGCCGCCGAGCCGCTGGTGCTGTGGCACCAGGACGAGGACCGGCCCCGGATCAGCCTCTCCTCCCCGTGGGCTGCGCAGCTCGAGTGGCTACGCTCCACCCGCCCCCTGCTCACCCGCAAAGCGTACGCGGCCATCGCGCTCAGCGTCGTCGGCTCGATGGCGGCGACGACACGCGACCCGAAGGTCTTCCGGACGGTGCTCGCCGACGCCCGCCGGCACGGCCAGCCGGGCGCGATCGACTACCTTACGTACCTGCAGATCTGGATGGTCCCACCGCATCTCCGGCACGCCCTGCGGGATCGGATCCTGGACCGCCGTCGCCGTCCGACCGGCCCACGGACGGCTGCCGACCACACCGGCGCGGACCTCCCACCAGCCCGGTCCGACCAGGTCGCCGCCGACTCCGGAAACCCGTGA